The Ricinus communis isolate WT05 ecotype wild-type chromosome 8, ASM1957865v1, whole genome shotgun sequence sequence ctaaaaaatgagaacaattttatccatttaaaatcataatttttatatgtgatttcataatcttcaaaataatgaattcttcttcatttttaaatgACATGATTGATCAcgtttatataataatttaccataattaaattaaattttaatggatataatataaaatctgACTCCATTATATTAGaactgaaaatttaaaaattattcattcaatcaaatattatttgttttcaaGTTGAAAGTCAACTCTTATACTTGTAAACTAGGAGAGGATAGtgctataaaaataatgtaaaagtATTATGCCAGtgcttaaaaatataatgctAGAGTAGCAATTTAGTGAGAGTATTTGTAGTATAACATAGGAAATTTATCATCACCCTATTGAACTAATAATTATTCTCTTCATTCCATACTAATCGTGGTTTTTTTGGAGTCTATTTGGATTAAGAAAGTATttaataaacttaattataaaaaaaaaactagctaaattagactaaattatccttttataaatattgtaaaatttattatatctattctaatacaagaataaaataaaatagaaaaagttaaTGTTgtattaagtatataaaagtgataaataattagaatttacTTATTTGAAAAAGAGGCGCTAATATGGAATGAAGTAAGTTTATATATACACGAATTCAGGAATTTAGGGTTGCAACCTTCACAACTTGGCAACATTGCATAAACTGATTCTGAGTTCAAACTAAAGATTATGATGGTAATGAGACACAAGTCATTGTTTCAATTCCAAACCAAACACCCGCCTAACTATTCATTAACAAATTGAAGACCAATATGTTACTTGGGTCAATTCAGTCTGAAATTTTCAAGTCAATGAGTCCTTTAATTCATAGAAAAAGTGCAGCCAAGGTCCCAATCATgcgaaagaagaaaaaagggtGTAATGGCAAGGCGTCCTTGCATGTGAGCCCTGACAAAAAGCGCCCATTCAGCCTCTATCATGTGACTGTTCCTTCCTTGCTCAAATGGTCCTCCCTAGACAATGACCTAACCCAATATGTCCTACAGCCTCCAGACTGGGACATTTCAAGCAACCCCGAAGTTCATTCCATACACTCCCTAAGCACCCACTACTGACCTAAGTAAACTGtcctagaaaaagaaaaaaaggaaattaccCATTACATCAAATGTAACTTAGGTCACATTATTATGTGTACTGTAGGCTGAAATGACAGTGTTCTTGCGGGGCCTCATTGTTCTTTGGCACTGTGGACTGTAGTTGAAATCCAGAAGCAAGCATCATTGATAATTTCTTTGTCCTGTATTAATTTCATCTTTCAACTTTGGCCAGCCATACGAGTGAAATGTTGGCTTACACAATTTATCCCATGTTTTAGGTCATTCTTAAAGATTGAAGGATATAATCAGTTAGTAAACTTATAGTTGATTACTGATTGATTAAATAGTCGACATTctacctctttctattttagcCCTAGACTCCTTTAAGAGCATCATTGCCTATGGtgtttttttctaaaatttttattttaaagagtataatttttataataaaaaatattttaaaaagatttaaatataaataataaaatatttttaaatatttttaataaaacataaatagtGCATTagagatattttaataaattaaataactaattagatttcttattaAGTGATAAAGgtaaaattatagtttttatttatttctctatttttttataaatttgttagAAATTTAACTACCATAACTACATAACAAAAATGgtccttcatttatttatattcatctaaaaattataattaatttaatgagAATTAATTTCAAGACGATAACAGCATAATGTTCAAAAGTTGTGTCCAACTCTcttaaagtttatttttttcaagtgggtcagaaaaataaactaagctggaattataatatttacaaagcagaaaaaatatatatagttatgATGATTTGGCTCCAAAACTCGAGCTGTAATGGACTAACGGGCAAAGGTGCATAGCAATTCAGCTTACCCCTGGTTTTTGGCTGGAGCAACACAATAATTGCAGAACTACAAGTGACCATAAAGATCATGACCCTGCCTGCCATGTGAAAGAACCAAAGCATTCAACATCACATTGAAGACAAAGTTGGTTTATTTTGCCTCACAAAGAGTCGGACAAACATGGGGCGTCCAAGTGTAAAAATCATCTGTCACATTAACAAAATGTGTCTTTGGCTACCCTTTTAGAAGTCTTTGTATTTTAATGCAAACCCATACAAATTCCCTCTGCCTACTTAACAAAGAAGCTGTTCTGTTCTTTACTGCAATGGATTCTCTTCCACTTTCATTTATTGCAGGATATGTAGAGGCATTGCCAGCTTTATTGGTACcctcactctctctctctttctctctgtctctctaTCTAGACCGTTGTTTTGGTTTTGCTCTTTGGTCTTTATTGTTTAGCTGATGTAAAAGGTGAGGTTTTTTGGTACTGCTTTGCAGGAGAAAGAATGTCGAGTGATTGTGATCCATTGCTTTCTTAGCTACATTTCCTCTGTCTTGAGCCAGTTTCTGGGATCTTAACGTTCCTCAGTTTAActggaaaagcaaaaagttcttcacttttttttattttgatgacaaAGCTGTTCACTTTATAATACATACAGGTTAAGAAGATGCAACTTTGTGGCTCCTCATTCTCctattgaattcaatttcacTAGAAATCATTTAACTCTCTAATGAAAAGATGATGAACAAAAcccataatttcttttttcttcttttggtgTGGGGAAGATGAAATTTTCCTGAACAGTTAGTAAGCcaattttctattataaagTAGGAGTCTTTTATCTTGAACTAACTGaattctctttccttttctcttgtaTTCTTGTTTGTTTGAAGTTTTGGTAATTTAGCATTTGGGAGAATCTATTCAaccaaaaaaaacaaaaaaaattgtagTGAGAACTCATAATATCATTAGAGCTGCTTATAGTTCTAGTGGTTTACTGTCTGGCAAGCATTTATCTAGGATTGCAGGTTTAAACTTTTTGAGATTCCCCCTTGGGAATCTTTTGGGATTTGTACTTTGTTCTTTTCTGTCAAattggatatatttgtgaatgcTTGTCCACTTCGATGAGGAAAATATGCGTCTTTTACAATTTGTTTTCTCCTTAGCTGGAATTCAAGTCAAGCAGATGGTAACATGATTCTTGCAACGTTTTGGAATGTAAAATTTTCTACTGGTCTTGAATTTGTTAGGTTTTCCTATCACATCGGTACATTTTTTCTGAACATCTATCTTGTTGGTACTAAGTTTGAATTACAGAATAGGTTACATAGAAATTTGTCTCTGAGTCCTATTAAAATACCCGAAATTCTTTATTTGCTCTTAGTCAACACTCTTCATTCTAATTATCTATAAGTTTAATCATGAAAGGAATTCATAGCTTGATGTTCTTAAATTCTTCCAAAAAACACAGATTTATTCTAGTTGGCTTCTATTCAAGTATTGTGTTATTTGGCTAATCCCTTtgtacattttcttttcagtaGGAAAAGTTCATATGTTGAGTGCATTGAACTATTGCTGATACTCCTTGAAGGCATGAATGTTTAAGTGGCAGTAATTTAgtgtttctttttccattttacttcttgcttctttctttttcatgcaTGAGGTTTTATGTAAGTTATTGAAGTTATTGAATTGGTTTTAGTCTCGTACTTGCAATTGGATGCAGGaaattattgatgttaattggCTGCTGGGAGCTTCAATGGAGTGATGCTTGTTTACAATGCACTTGTTCTGGTGGCAACAACTGCCGCTGCTTATACTGATTCAACTCTTAGAACCTAATAGCATTAGTTACAAACTATGTGGTAACCTTTCtagcatttttcttttaatttgaaagAGAATCCATGTAGCCGACCCCAGTTAACTCGGGATTAAAGCTTAGTTGCATTGGGTATTCAGATATTTAGAAAAGCTGCGATGTTAATTGTTAGTCATCCTGTTAGAAACTAATTTGGCCTTGAAGCTTATAATTGTGGTCATAATTCTGAGATAAGGACATTGAAATTTCTGATTATGTGAATCGAATACAGTCGGCTAATTTCAGACTTATTGATTCTAACTTGTTCTGCTGAAGAACTATTGCCATTATCGTTCTAGGAAACTGATTTTATGATACTTTCATATAGTTGAAGCATTAGTTGCTAGTAAGAGCACAATTTGCACTCCTCAACATTCCACTGGCAGGATTGGGAGATACCCATGCCTAAGACAATGGGCAAGTGCCAACTGTAATAAACTGAATGATCCAGGTGTTGTTTCTTTGTAAGCTCTCTCCCTCTGTGCTTCTCTAAGATATGCTTTCCATATGTTTAGCTTGTACATCATTTGCTCGGATGCTGTTTCTTCATTATAATCAGTCAGTTTGCAAGTACTAGCAGGAGTCGTGCAGACACTAATACataacatttatatattatgatatgaTGCTGTTACAGTATAGAGAAAAGGAAGAACAAAGAGCTAAAAATGTTTTCCCTGCTTGTGCGAATTACAAAGAAGTCAAGTGCATAAGCATTATGGTTAGCCTTGTCCTAAATAGAAGATGGTTTAGAGTCCATATCTTTGACTATGTACAAGTTCTCAATAGGACCTCAGGTTCTACCTTTgtttattattcaaatattttacgAATACCACTTAATTATCTGGAATATAGTCAGTTGCACGGATGTCACTAATATACACACTACTGCCGAGGAATTCATGAGATACTACTACTACGATAGCAAATGTCTTCGCATGAATCTCATGAATTACATTTActttttttgtcattttttctattatccCAAATAAATTCCATCATTGTAGCTTCATTACAGCACACAATGATTCTAATGAGTGTGCTCTAGTGTCTTGTTTATATCTGTAGTTAAATTGAATATTAGCTTTTAGGTTAAGCCATTTCACGTGGAATATCTTTCACATTTTGAATGCACACACGTTGTTACATGGTCTAATTCTAGTCATCAATTTAACAAGTCTGAAGACTCCAAGTGCTGCCTTTTCAGTACACTGGGTTGTTCTTCTCTGCCCTACCtcaaaagacaaaaaaatgaaagaaaaataacagaCACTTCTGCTTATACTTTGGATTCTCATATTTCACAGGTCTCCCTCCCGAAGACATCTACTTTTTCTGAAGAGTGGATTTGTCAAATTGTcatcttcaaattttatttcctCTCCAATTGAATTACAAGAAAGACTCCATAAAGCAAGAAATAGGAGGATAGCAGCTGAAGTTGGTAGGGACAATGGTGTTCCAACACTAACACCCTTGCAACCAGCTAATGACAAAAAATCAAGCAAACAGAAATTTGCTGCCATTATtgctggtgctggtgctgCTCTACTTGTGATCGTCATAGTGGCACTAGTTTACATGTGCTTGATGCGTATTAAGAAGGTTCTAAGGCACAGATCTGAGACAGCATCTTCTATGCCATCTTCTCCTTGTAAGTTGAGCTACTCGCCTTACATTATGGCCAGGATATATATCTGTATATATAGTAAATGTCACCTGTGCAAAGGATGTAAAAGTAAACAGCATTTCTTAATTGAATATCTGTTGCTATCTAGCTGGGTGATATTATGTCTAACTGGTGAGCCATTTCATGCAAAGGACATAAAACATAGGATGGCTTCATATCCATTAAAgtttatttcaataatattttagaaaaacatTAGAAGACAATTATTTCTCagatcaaatttaaatttcttgtGTTCAAAGAAATAAAGTTCTCCAACTTTCGAATTTGCATATAAGAAGGTTTAATGATGGTATGACTATCCAAGGTCTTACAAATTAAAGGACTAGATCTTGTAGAAGTTAGTTGAATTCTGAGCCGTAAGATGAAATCTGTTGCAAAATTTATCTGTTTACtattaaagatttttctgTATTATTTCGAAACAACACGTTATGTGAGTAATATTTGTCTCCTAGAAGGGATGTAATAGTCCTGAAATATGAAAATTGTGAAGCAGTTTCCCATCATTTTTTTGTCTATGATGTTAGCTTCTACTATAGACCATAGTGTGAAATTGATGTTATGTCTTTCAAGATAGTTTGTGCAGCATATTTGACCATATTGTCTATTCACTAAAATTCATCAGCAACAGTCTAGTCCAGTACTAATTTGTTGAATTCTTGCATGTGGTTTTATATGTCTAACACAAAGAATTTAGAAGATATGCATGTATATATGGCATGCATACAGCATAAATGGGGATTTGATATTTAATCCTGGTGCTTTCAAGACTTTGGAAAGCTTGATTGTtaagctctctctctctctctcttaacAGCTGATTTGGCAAGAGGTAACATTTTCCCCTATGCTGCTGCCCAGTCTCCTTTTAATGCACGAGATTTGAGGCAATTATCAATTGTGGAGGTTGAGCATGCTACACACAATTTCAGTCAAAGTAATATCATAGGTGAAGGTTCTTTTGGTTTCGCCTACAAAGGACTACTTCTAGATGGATCAATCGTAGCAATCAAGAGATGCCTGCATAAGCCAGTTCAGGATTTTGTTCACGAGGTATACCATAGTTGTTTCAGTAGTACTGTGAGACACTCTTTGTCTTGTAAATGATAATACAGATATCATTGTATGTCTTTATGGAAATTCAATGTAGCCTTGGAAAAGAGTACTTATGCAGAAAATGTGCCACTCATTCGACCCTGACTTGTTTTGACACTCGAAAAATTGTGCAATGTAGGTGAAACACATAGCTTCAGTTCACCACAAGCATCTTGTCGACCTTATTGGTTATTGTGAAGACACACATCAGAAATTTCTTGTATATGATTACATATCTAATGGAAATGTAGGGAGTTACCTCTATGGTAATCTAACTGCCTCTTTCCCTCTTTAGTTCTCTATTATTAGCAAAACAACTACATTATATTTACTTTGTTCCCAGATAGTGAAGGTTTGCCCATTGGAAAATTAGACATGAGGCAAAGGCTGTCGATTGCATTAGGTGCTGCAAAaggtaatatatatacatcagTTGATCTTCTATCTTGTTTCGACATGCACTAAAATAAAAGACTTTTCCATTGAAGTTTTATTTTGTATCAGGTCTTCAATATCTTCATAGCATGGTCCCTCCTTTACTGCACATGCACTTCAGAAGTAGCAACGTTCTTTTGGGCGATAACATTATTGCCAAGGTTTCTGATTATGGACTTCTTAAATTGGCAATGGAGAGTCATCGAGCAGGAACATCTTCAGCCATCGACTACTTTCTCGATCCAGAGTATGTAATTTGTTTGaagcatttaatttttgaactACTTGCTACCTTAATTAAGATCATTAAGATAGCATGCTTCCCTTCTATGTAGCATGAAAGTTCTTCCAATTAGGACTCGAACTgacattttcttttgcttgaACAAAATATTCTCTTGTGGAGTTAGTTATTGCATATAGACATGAGCGTCGATTGAGTATTAACACAGATCTTCATAGCCTTAACATTGTCCGCTTCTTTGTTTTTGGTAACTCACCCATGCCTAGTATTCATCTACAGTTTAAGAAAATTTCtctttagtttaattaaagtCCTTTCAGTTCTTAAAATTGCAGTTCTTTCACATGCACCAAAAGGCATTTGTTTTCGTCAAAGCCAAACTGGCAACTCAAGAACTTTTTGGCGGTTTCTTTTTCAACCATGAACTTTCTTTGAGGTGTTCCTTGAGTTAAAATCTTGTTGCTGTTTCTGATTTAGAATCTTTTCCATAAAGGTTGAGTTTATCAAAGAATTTTTCAGAGAGAAGTGATGTGTACAGTTTTGGCGTCTTCTTGCTGGAGTTAATTAGTGGCCATGAAGCACGTGGCAGGTATATGTCAATCTCAGGGCACAATCTAATCCAGGAGGTAAATAAGACTTCTTTGTTTCGCCACTGCACGGACCATATTCTATTTTCTCAGAATCCGAGGGCAATTTTCTTATCAGcatttcatttcaattttcttgaattgcattgcttcctcttaaattttttcttctgtttctttCTCATTGCCAAAGTCTAGGGAATGCAATCTTGAAAACTTCATCGATAGGACGCTGGGAGAGCGCACGATCCAAGCTGCAAAACCGCTGATGGAGCTAGCCTTGCAATGTATAGATGTTAGTATGAAGAGACCATCAATGACAAGAATTGTTCAAGAGATAGAACAGATTCAAGGGAGAGAAATAAGATACTCGCAAGCCGAGTTTGATGAGGAAATAGGCTCTGTAACACTTGGCAGTGAACTCTTCAAATGACTCACCTCTCTACTGCTGTCACATTTTTCTACTGCAAATCATTCTTTAATTGGATTCACCATTGTTGGTTGTAATCATTACAGTCCTCAGGCAAGTAAATTGAgactttattaaaattatattatcaaaaGCTTATTACATTATCTGCCTCTTGAATTCTAGTTCCCTTTGCTTCAACTGTCATTTTAACTATAAATTCTTTCTGGGtcgtaaaatattaattttttctttctaatgaTCTGCATAGATTTATAGGGcgatatttctttttaaaatttatgaagaataaattaaaaatatataatataaattcatttaaagcagtaaaataaatgaataaaaagttTATGCAAGGCTAATTTACACCATACAGCAGCAAAAGGTGGAGGTAATTCATGAAATTAATGTGATAATACTAATTAGCAGGGAAACTCATTCTTTTAGCATGCTACAGATTTGAAGCCTGTAAATTTGCCCTTCTTATTCCTTACCACCTCAACATGATATGAACACATTTTAGATAATTACCCTTGTAAAGTATAACcctaatattcaaaattttagcttcatcaaaaaataaaactatatcaTTTAAgacttttgatttaatatatgtaGTTGCTTTTACAAATCATAGAACATTATTTGCATGATACGAAGAAAATATGATCTCAGTCCATATCCAAGCTTAATACAAgaactttaaatattttcggatgaatatatttttcgtcaatttttatttttattctttgaattatgaaatttacttttataaaaaaaaaacaggtAAATTGATGTTTTTGTTCAGAaataaattcaagaaaattagtttataagaaataaaacctGCTTTTTCAATCTTTATCAGTAATTCTAAATACATTGgtaaattttacttttctaaaaaaacaggcttgaaaaatatagtttgtaaaaaattaaaaaaattagtatattcaATTAAcagaattctaatttttttttaacatccAGCAATGATTCCaaacatattatttataaaatatgtgCTGTGTGgttgtatataaatttataaatatgagttgcatattagtatttttaatgttGTTATTAAtgattgaattataaatattatataatatatatatatattagtttatgaaatttaatctttttatatacatatatatatatatatatatatatttatgataattaatctaaataataataatattgattagATTGATagtacttaattatataatacttaaattaattatttaatattattttaaaaatattaaaaagtgaaaaaatttaaaaatatttaatctactgttatttataaaatatatgaataaatattaaatataaaaaatttattaaatcttatttacaaatttaattttataattacatataacaTACAGTAAAATATAATGCATCTAagtattaatttcttaaaaaggaaattttaACTCAAAACAATTTTCACGACGTTTTCACTAATTctttcagaaaaagaaaaaggaaatttcagtaataagaattaagaaattttcAGTTGGGATTTTCTCAGCATCATGGTTGCCCTtccaataaacaaaaataaataaatgctcaaaatttatgattttataaaggGAAAATGTGCATTTAGAGGCCCCAAGTAAACATTACACAAAGCAGATCAATATATTCCGTCGACGGTTACTTATCCACTGAAGTAAACAACTGTGTGCAGCCAAAACGTGGTCGTTTATTAGCTGACTTCGGTTTCCTTGACTTTCGCTCTTACATCTTCTATAATAAAACCCCTTACTACTGCTACTGCTATCAGATCTCAACTTCCTTTGTGGCAAGTTCACATTTTCAATAACAATGTCTCCTCGCGTCCTTCTCCTTCTCTCTCTAActactctctttctcttctctaaACTCTCTCCTTCCCTCTCCAAATCTCAAAACGACGAAGACGACGAAGATCTCAGCTTCCTGGAAGAAGCAGACGACGACAAGAGCAAAAACGATGCCGCATCTCACCACCACAACTACCCCGACTCGGACGATGAATTAGACAATGATGATTTTGACAACTACTCGGATTTCGACGAATCAGAAGCTGATTCGTACAAGGAGCCCGAAATCGACGACAAAGATGTCGTCGTTTTGAAGGAGAGAAATTTCAGTGATGTGATCGAGAAAAATAAGTTTGTGATGGTAGAGTTCTACGCTCCGTGGTGTGGTCATTGTCAAGCGTTAGCTCCAGAATATGCGGCGGCAGCTTCGGAATTGAAAGGTGAAGAAGTTGTGTTAGCGAAAGTCGATGCTACTGAAGAGAGTGAGCTGGCACAGGAATATGATGTTCAAGGATTTCCTACTGTGTATTTCTTTGTTGATGGGGTCCACAAGCCATATCCTGGTCAGAGGACTAAGTAAGTAGTTGTAGTTGTGGTTTTTATTggtttgaatttgaatttg is a genomic window containing:
- the LOC8264072 gene encoding probable serine/threonine-protein kinase PBL22 isoform X4 produces the protein MHLFWWQQLPLLILIQLLEPNSISYKLCVEALVASKSTICTPQHSTGRIGRYPCLRQWASANCNKLNDPGVVSLSPSRRHLLFLKSGFVKLSSSNFISSPIELQERLHKARNRRIAAEVGRDNGVPTLTPLQPANDKKSSKQKFAAIIAGAGAALLVIVIVALVYMCLMRIKKVLRHRSETASSMPSSPSDLARGNIFPYAAAQSPFNARDLRQLSIVEVEHATHNFSQSNIIGEGSFGFAYKGLLLDGSIVAIKRCLHKPVQDFVHEVKHIASVHHKHLVDLIGYCEDTHQKFLVYDYISNGNVGSYLYDSEGLPIGKLDMRQRLSIALGAAKGLQYLHSMVPPLLHMHFRSSNVLLGDNIIAKVSDYGLLKLAMESHRAGTSSAIDYFLDPELSLSKNFSERSDVYSFGVFLLELISGHEARGRYMSISGHNLIQEGMQS
- the LOC8264072 gene encoding probable serine/threonine-protein kinase PBL28 isoform X1 → MHLFWWQQLPLLILIQLLEPNSISYKLCVEALVASKSTICTPQHSTGRIGRYPCLRQWASANCNKLNDPGVVSLSPSRRHLLFLKSGFVKLSSSNFISSPIELQERLHKARNRRIAAEVGRDNGVPTLTPLQPANDKKSSKQKFAAIIAGAGAALLVIVIVALVYMCLMRIKKVLRHRSETASSMPSSPSDLARGNIFPYAAAQSPFNARDLRQLSIVEVEHATHNFSQSNIIGEGSFGFAYKGLLLDGSIVAIKRCLHKPVQDFVHEVKHIASVHHKHLVDLIGYCEDTHQKFLVYDYISNGNVGSYLYDSEGLPIGKLDMRQRLSIALGAAKGLQYLHSMVPPLLHMHFRSSNVLLGDNIIAKVSDYGLLKLAMESHRAGTSSAIDYFLDPELSLSKNFSERSDVYSFGVFLLELISGHEARGRYMSISGHNLIQESRECNLENFIDRTLGERTIQAAKPLMELALQCIDVSMKRPSMTRIVQEIEQIQGREIRYSQAEFDEEIGSVTLGSELFK
- the LOC8264072 gene encoding probable serine/threonine-protein kinase PBL28 isoform X2, encoding MHLFWWQQLPLLILIQLLEPNSISYKLCVEALVASKSTICTPQHSTGRIGRYPCLRQWASANCNKLNDPGVVSLSPSRRHLLFLKSGFVKLSSSNFISSPIELQERLHKARNRRIAAEVGRDNGVPTLTPLQPANDKKSSKQKFAAIIAGAGAALLVIVIVALVYMCLMRIKKVLRHRSETASSMPSSPSDLARGNIFPYAAAQSPFNARDLRQLSIVEVEHATHNFSQSNIIGEGSFGFAYKGLLLDGSIVAIKRCLHKPVQDFVHEVKHIASVHHKHLVDLIGYCEDTHQKFLVYDYISNGNVGSYLYDSEGLPIGKLDMRQRLSIALGAAKGLQYLHSMVPPLLHMHFRSSNVLLGDNIIAKVSDYGLLKLAMESHRAGTSSAIDYFLDPELSLSKNFSERSDVYSFGVFLLELISGHEARGRECNLENFIDRTLGERTIQAAKPLMELALQCIDVSMKRPSMTRIVQEIEQIQGREIRYSQAEFDEEIGSVTLGSELFK
- the LOC8264072 gene encoding probable serine/threonine-protein kinase PBL22 isoform X3, with translation MHLFWWQQLPLLILIQLLEPNSISYKLCVEALVASKSTICTPQHSTGRIGRYPCLRQWASANCNKLNDPGVVSLSPSRRHLLFLKSGFVKLSSSNFISSPIELQERLHKARNRRIAAEVGRDNGVPTLTPLQPANDKKSSKQKFAAIIAGAGAALLVIVIVALVYMCLMRIKKVLRHRSETASSMPSSPSDLARGNIFPYAAAQSPFNARDLRQLSIVEVEHATHNFSQSNIIGEGSFGFAYKGLLLDGSIVAIKRCLHKPVQDFVHEVKHIASVHHKHLVDLIGYCEDTHQKFLVYDYISNGNVGSYLYDSEGLPIGKLDMRQRLSIALGAAKGLQYLHSMVPPLLHMHFRSSNVLLGDNIIAKVSDYGLLKLAMESHRAGTSSAIDYFLDPELSLSKNFSERSDVYSFGVFLLELISGHEARGSLGNAILKTSSIGRWESARSKLQNR